In Labilibaculum sp. DW002, the genomic window AATGGTATATCGCAAGTTGATTTAAGTGGTTTCCCTGATGAAGTAATTGAGGTGAGTGTAAACGAAGATGCGCTAAACGCTTACAACATTTCGATTGATGAAATATACAATGCAGTAGCTGCAGCAAATATTGATCAAACAGGAGGAACTATTCGTGGTGAAAATGAAGAATTGAAAATTCGAGTTCGCGAAAAGCAATACTATGCCGAAGGCCTTAAGGATATTGTAATTCGTTCGCAAGAGAATGGAGGAACTGTTCGTTTAAGTGATTTAGCTGTTGTAAGCGACAAATGGGACGAAGAACCAAATAGAACTTACATTGATGGAAATCCAGCTGTTAAAATTGAGATCACTCAGACCTCTCGAGAGGATATCCTGTTAATATCTGAAGCAATTAATGAGTATGTAGTTAAGTACAATACAGAACACGAAATAGTAAAATTAAATGTACTGCATGATAATTCATCAGCGATAAAAGTGATGAAGGATATTTTGGTTGATAATGGTATTATAGGATTTCTATTAGTAATGCTTTTTCTTTCACTTTTTCTGAATCATCGTCTTTCCTTTTGGGTGGCACTTGGTATTCCAATTTCCTTTATGGGAATGTTTATGGTAGCAGCTGCTTATGGAGTAACGTTGAATAAAATATCTCTATTCGGGATGATACTTGTAGTAGGTATTTTGGTGGATGATGGTATTGTTATTTGTGAAAATATCTTTCAACATTATGAAAGGGGAAAATCAGCCTTGCAAGCTGCAATTGATGGAACAATGGAGGTCATGCCTGCTGTTTTCTCGGCAGTTTTAACAACCATAGTTGCCTTTACAGCATTCTTTTTTATTGAAGGAAGATTGGGACAGTTTTTTGTTGAATTGGCATTTGTTGTGATTTTTGCCCTGATATTCTCATTGGTTGAAGCTTTTTTAATCCTTCCAGCTCACGTTGTACATTCTAAAGCACTTAGAGCTGATAAAAAAGAATCCAAAATTGAGCAAATTTCAATGAAGGCGGTTGCTTTTTTAAGAAGATGGACTTATGAGCCATTGATTCGCTTTTGTTTGCACAATAAATTGGTAACGGTGGGTTTTGCGATTGGATTATTCGCCATGACCATTGGTGGTCTAACTGGAGGAATCATTAGAACGGGTGATAGTTCGGTTTCCAATAATGACTATATAGATGTAGAATTAGAAATGCCAGCTGGTACTCCGGAGAATGAGACCCTATCGTATATGCAGATGATTGAAAATGCTGCTTTAGAAGTTGGAGAAGGATTACAGGATAAAAGTTTAAATGGTGATCCTGCTATTACTGGATCAGAACTAAATATAACAGCTTCCAACATAGGGAAATTGAAAGTGTATCTATTGGGCACACAGAAAAGAGATTTCTTATCTACTGAGTTTAGTAATTTATTAAAAGATAAGGTAGGTGAAATTCCTCAGGCGCAATTGTTAAGTTATACACAGGAAAGTCATTTTGGAAAAGCAGTATCGATCTCTTTACAGAGTAGCAATTTAGATGATCTGAATCAGGCTAAAAATGAATTTAAAGAAAGATTATCCAAAATGGAAGGGTTAATGAATGTTTTGGATAACGATCAGTTGGGAATGCGTGAAGTTAAATTGAAATTAAAAGACAGTGGCTATAAACTAGGTTTAACTTTAAGTAAGCTTTCGAGTCAGGTACGAGCAGGGTTTTATGGAAAAGAAGTGCAGCGTTTACAAAGAGGAATAGACGTTGTGAAAGTTTGGGTGCGTTACCCAAAAGAGGAACGCTCGTCGATAGGGAATCTTGAAAATATGCGAATTAGAACCGATAATGGTGGAGAGTATTATTTAAAAGATGTTGCTGAAATAATTTATGAGAGAAATTTAGTTCAGATAAATCATTTAGAAGGTCAAAGAGAAATTACAGTAGAAGCTGATGCGGCAAATTCAACCGTTAATATGTCGGAAATAAACAGCGAAATAGAAGATCATATTTTACCAGATTTAAAAGCAAAATATCCAGGTCTACGATTCCGTTATGGAGGTCATGCTGAAAATTTACAAAAGGCTAAGTCTTCAGGAATTCTAATTGCACCAGTTATTCTTGTTTTACTTTTTGCGATTGTGATTTTCACATTCCGCTCTTTTTCACAAGCCTTCTTAATTTTCACACTCGTTCCTCTTGGATTTATTGGAGTTGGTTGGGGACACTGGTTGCATGGTGTAGCATTGGATATGCCATCCTATTTGGGAATGGTTGCCTTAATGGGGGTAATGGTTAATGATTCGATTGTACTCATAAGTACTTTTAATGAACAATTAAAGACTGGTAAAGATTTTATGACTGCTATATACGATGCCGCAGTTTCACGATTTAGACCTATTGTATTAACCTCTTTAACTACAGTTGTTGGTATTGCGCCATTAATTGCATCGAACGAACCAGAAGCTAAAATGGTGATACCAATGGCAATTTCTGTGGCATATGGTTTAATAACTGCAACCTTCTTAAATCTTCTTTTATTGCCAATATTATTGGTAGGATTTAATTCCTTAAAATGTAAAATTAAATGGCTAAGCACTGGTGTAATGCCATCTAGAGAGAGTGTAGAAGTTGCTGTTAAGGAACTTGCGCAATAGTATTTATTTTAATAGAGATAATAATGAAAAATCGAATTATAATAGCAGTTATTCTGTTGACTTTTGTGTTGCCAACAAAGGCACAGGAAGCTTTAACATTGGAATCATCAATAGAAATTGCTTTAAGTAATAACCTAAATATAAAAATTGCAAAAAATCAGGCAGAAGTATCAGCGAATAGTGCAACAATTGGAAATGCAGGATTACTGCCAACTTTAAATGCCAGTGGAGGAGTTAATTATGCCGAATATTCTACCGATGAAATTACTTCTTCGGCAGGTTTGAATTTCTCTTACACCTTATTTGATGGTTTTGGAGGCAAGTACAATTATAAAATATTAAATCTGCAAAAAGAACAAGGAAGCCTTACGGCTAGATATACAATTGAGAATATTATTTCGAGTGTGATTTATGAATTTTATGAATTAAGTAAAGCATTTGATGAATTAGGTGTAGCCTCTAATAATTTAGAAATTTCAAAAGATCGTTTGTTACGTAATGAAAGCAAATATGAATTTGGAACGATGAATAAGTTGGAAGTTTTGAATGCTAAGGTAGACTTTAATAGAGACAGTAGTAGTTATTTAAAATCACAGCAATTGTACGAAGAATTAAGCAGGGAAATGAATGTATTGTTAGGTCGTAATGCCGAAATCGAATACCAAATTATACCAGATGCTTCTACTTTTCAGGAGTTTGATTTGTCGGAATTAAAAAAGCAGGCTTTGTCGAAAAATGCTGATTACCTTATAAAAGCAAGTCAGATGCGTGAGGATGAACTGACTGTGAAAAAAGCAAAGTCGGGACAATTACCATCTGTCAATTTAAATTCGTCCTATTCCTATTACGAAAACAAAGTTTTGGGAAGCAATTCCAACACTCAATTAACCGGTGGTGTTAGCATGAGTTTTAACCTATTTGATGGTAAAAAGAAGAAGACTGAAATAGCAAATGCTAAAATTCAGAAACAGAATGCGGAATTAGAGTATTATAACAAAATGTTAGAATTGGAAAAAGATTTGGTTAATGCTTACGCTGATTATCAATACAATTTAAAAACTTTGGCATTGGAAGAGGATGCTTTAGAGGCAGCACAATTAAATTTTGAGCAAACCAAAGAATATTATCAATTGGGGCAGGTGAGTTCAACAACTTTTCGCGAAGCACAGCTAAATTTGGTCGAAGCTCAAAATAACAAGGCTTCAGCTCGCTACGATGCAAAACAATCGGAAGTGAGTATTAAAAAGATAAGTGGAATGCTACTGCAATAGAATTTTAAAAGTTACCTATGATAAAGAAATATATAGTAAGCGTTTTTGTATTGTGTTTATCTGTAACGACTAAGGCTCAAATGAGTAAGGATTTGGTTGGAGTAGATTATAGTACAATAGGGAAAGGATCCGCTAGTAGAGGTGTTGGTTTCGAAAAATATAGTGTTAGAGTAACACTGCCTAAGCGAATAAAATCCTCAGGTGATATGTTGCTTAATAAAATAGAGTACTCAAAAACAAATATTGATTACACTGTAGATCCTAGTTTGGGTGGAGATGTATCTAATTTTCATTCTATAACTTATAGTTTAGGTTATATTCATAAACTTAATAATGATTGGACCTTAATTTCAATGTTAAACCCCAGTGTGTCTTCAAATTTTAGTTCCTCAATTAATTGGGATGATATTCGCTTGTTTGGGATGCTTATGTTTTCAAAAAAAGTAAAATCCAATAAGAAACTTGATTTTGGTATTGCCTATTCGACAACATTAGGAAGACCGTTTCCTATGCCAATGTTTAATCTGATGTGGAAACCCAATCAAAAGTGGATCTTTAATTTTGGTTTTCCACGAATGGCAGCTCAATATCAATTGACAAAGAGCACAACATTAGGAACTGATCTTTTCATGGCTGGAGATAACCTTACATTGGGTGATGATCTTTATAGGGGTGAACAAAAAGTTGATAACATACAGATCATGAATATGGGTGGAGGAATAGAAGTAACTCAAAAGTTGTCGAAATTTCTAAAGCTAAAGCTGAGTTCAGGTTATACATTTTATCGTCAGTTTGAATTTTTGAATGGAAACGACACTGTAAAAGAATATGACTTAGATAATAACCTATACATAAAAGCTGGAATCTCTATTGGTATGTAGTTGAACGAACTTAGTCGGTTAGAGTACTGTAGTGGCAAGTCTAATTGCACCGTCTTCCTTAATCTGGGAGACGGTTTTTTATTAGAACTCTTTTAAAATTTGGCATTACTTTCTATTCAAATGACTATTTTTACTCTTCGATTAACCAACTTAACCACAAGTAATGCCACAAATAAAGATAGAAACACCTGAGTATTTTATATGGGAAACACATGGAATACATACAGGTACGGGAAACGACCATGTGAAACATGGAGTAGATGAATTGGAGAAAATTACCGAGTTGGCCATTGCTAAAGGTCATCCAAACATTGCTTTTATCATACATACCCCGCGTTTAACTCGCTATAGATATGCCGCGGAGAAAAGACTTGGAGTAAAGTTTATTCGAGGCGACAATGCATATTTTAATTACCCTAACCAGATAGAAAAGCTGAAATCGAAATATGGTAATCAAATTACGATACGATTTGGAATTGAATTGGAATGGTTAGGACCAAATTTAGGAATGCAATGGAATCGATCTAAGATTTTTCAAGCTCAAGATGCTGATTTTGTTATTGGATCCTTACATTTCTCAAGAGAGGGGATTCCTTACGATGGATCGGCGGAAGAAACTGAGGAGTTAATGAAATTGCGAGGTGGACTAAATAACTATTGGCTCGGATATATAGAAGAAATGATCGAAATGGTTGATTCAACCTGGGAAATGATTCAGGTGGTTGGACATATCGATTTGCCTAAATTGTTTGCACCTATTCCACAACCTTTATTAGAACTCGATACTTCTGATCATATTTTAGCTCGTAGAATGCGTTTTTTACTCGAGATGATAAGTGAGTACAATCTTGCTTTAGATGTGAATTTGGCTGGAATAAATAAGGGCTGTGGCATTTACCCTGATCTGTCAATTTTAAAAAGAGCGAAACAGCTTGACATTCCAATTTCAATAGGAACTGATACGCATACGCTTCAGAATTTAGGGAATCATCATGAAACTGGAATCATGTATGCTCATGATGCAGGTTACAAGCATTATTTGAGTTTTTCTAAATGTATTCCAGAAAAAAGACCATTACGCAATCAAGCGTATAAGTTAGAGGAGTATAAAGTTATGAATCTGGGTATTGAATTGTTAAACCTTCGTTTTGAAGACAGAAAGCAACGAAGAATACCTAAGTTTTCATTTGGAGGTACTTTTCGTACCTTTTTAGAACACCATAAAAATTCAACGTCATTAGGAGATTTTGAAGCAATTCGTATTCGAAAAGGGAATAAATCAATTACCATAAGTAATACACTTCCTATAAATGATAAGGAGAAAAAGAAAGGACTGTTTTCCCATCATAAGGATGAACCAGGGGTTTTGTCGATGATATTTAATGCTTTAGCTTCTGAAGAAATTAATGTTGAAACGGCTTATTTAAATGCCAATGAAGATGGAACTGCAACAGCATTTTTAACGTTATCGGGTGATGAAAATTCAATTCATGAAGCGGTAGAATTTGTTAAAGGTACTGGAGGTGATAGCTTTATTGAAATTAGAATAGGAGATAATTTGGAATTACCTGAATTAAGAAAAGGGAATAATTATGTGTTGGAAGTTGATGGTGTAAATTTACCAATTGCCATAAGCAAACAAATGATCCTTTCAATTCACAACAATACTTCGGGTATTTTATTGATTTTGCTATCTGCTTTAGCATCTCAAAACATAAATGTAATCGACTTAAAGTTAGGCCAAAGAGGACAGAAAGGTTATGCGATATTAGGAATTGAAGGCGATTCGCAAATGGCAAAAACAATTCTAAAGAAACTTGGGCCTCAATTCTTCGAAACAACTCACCTATCCTTAAATGGGGTAGAATCATAACCAGATACAGAAAATTGAATAAGCGTTTATCCATATCGAGTGAAGCCATTGGTCAGATTGTAGATTTTTATAAAATACAACCAAGAATAGGCGATGTTAATATTGAGAAAATAGAAGAGTATTTGCTGGTGATGAATTCACATTATTCCGAATCAATCACAGATTTAGATGACTTGTCAGAATCCAATGAAGATCTTATTTTTGAAGATATTATAGATGTCTTAAATTCTTATTTAAGTTTGATTGGAGAGGAATTGAGCAAAATATTTAAAGAAGAGAATAAGAATTATTTACCCATCGATTTTTATGATGAGATGGCAATGAATGAGATTCAGATAGTAGAATTGTTGCAAAAATTTAATGGAGGAGAAGAGGACTTATTTCAGATTAAAACAAATCTAGACGAAATTGAAATGATGATTTATGAGGAAAATTTTTCTCAATCTCTTTTAGAATTGATCAAAATTTTAATTTCAACAATACATGCAGAATTAGTTGTTCGTGTTGATGATTTGATATAACCTATTCAATCTCTTTTTTTGGAACTACTTTTATGGTGGAAGGTTCTTGGTCTTCCAATTCTTTAATCATTTCGAATGATTGAGACTCTAGAAATTCTTGAGCACTTTTTTGATTTACCCATTTAGAAAGAATAGTGTGTTCACTTTCTTCTTCGCTTGGTTCGAGAATTTCGCATGAAAGTTCACCACCAATTTTCCGATACTCTAGAAATTGATCAAAAGCATCTTTCCAGACAACGTAATCTTTTATAGATTGCTTTATTAGTAAATATACCATTAGTGTAGTTAATATTATAAAATCTAAATTAAACAAAAACAACTTACCATCATTCAACTTATTGATTACCTGCTCAAAATTCAGGACTATTAACTCATTTTTAATTATGAAGTAAAAAAAACACGTTTTATTAGGCACTAATAAAATTAATCATTTTTTTGAAATTGCAAAATTTGTAATTATCTGTAACATTTGAACTTATGGAGGTTTAGATTACTTTCAGAATTTAATGAGTTAAAATGGAAGCGCATCAATAGGGTTAGCATATTTAAATGAAAAGCCTGTATTGATTAACTTCTCACAACTAATAATCTTAAATGTGTTTTTAGAGTGTTTGAAATTCGGTAAGCTAAAACCACCAATTGCAGCAGCTTTTTCATAAAAATCTTTTTTTGTTGGATGTTCAGGACAACAGGCATTATATACCTCTCCCCAAAGATTATTTTCGATTACATGTGATATGATATTTATACAATCATCTTGATGTAATAAATTAACTGGTGATTTTCCTTCAATTGCAGTTTTCATTTTAGAAAGGAAGCGTCCAGGCTTACGATCATAACCAATTAAGCCACCAAAACGAATAATTGTAGTACTGAATTTACTTTCACTACACAACATCTGTTCTACTTTACGCAAAGCTTTTCCGCTAGCCTTTTCTGGCATCTGATGATCTTCTTCCGTAACTTCTCTATTCAAATTAGCATAAACAGATGTAGAACTTATAAAAATTACTTTAGTAATAGTTGAATTGTTTATTTGTTCTATTAGCGAATGAAACTGTTTTGGATGAAAATCTTCAATATCATCTCTTCTTTTAGGTGGAAAGTTGATAATAAGTATTTCAGAATTAAAAAATTCCTTTTGGAAATCATCATTTATATTTGGGTTCAGGAATATTTTATATGCTTTAATCCCCGATTCTTTTAAGGAGTCTAATTTGCTTTCAGTTGGTGTTGACCCTTTTACTTGGTGGTTAGTTCTTACTAAAAACTTAGCAAGTGGCATACCTAGCCAACCACAACCTAGAATACTTATAGTTCTTTGTGCCATTTTAGACGTTTTATTCATGTATTTATACCTAAATATATCGGTGGTCAAATTTATATTTAATTTAAACAATTAAATATTTTAGAAATATAAAATTATGAGTTAATGTTGAATTATTTTGGTATTTAAGATATTAAAATCCTTTTAGCGTATTTACATTTTGCATAATAATTAAAGTGCTCAATAGAATTATAGCAAAGGATATGGAAACACAAGGAATTTTGAATAATTACTTTTATATTTGACACGGGTTATACATACCTTCCATTGCAAGGAATGCATGATCATCAAAATAAATTTCGATTTATGTCATCACAAATACGAGAAAATTTACAAAAATTATTCGTTTTAGGAATTAGTTATAGAAAAACAGCTCTTGATGTCAGGGGGAAATTTTCGTTAACTGCTGGTCAGCAGGAAGATTTATTGAGAGAAGCAAAAGAAAATCAAATTGATGGTATGGTAGTTTTGTCTACCTGTAATCGGACGGAGATTTATGCACACTCAGGAGAATCGGAATTAATAACTAACTTATTTTTAAAATATTGCCAAGGGAATCACAAAGATTTTGAATCTAATGGTTACACCTTGTTTGGAAATGATTGTATCCAACATTTATATAAAGTTACCTCAGGATTAGATTCTCAAATAATTGGAGATTTTCAAATTGTTGGGCAAGTAAAGAATGCTTATCATTTATCCGAGGAATTAGAAATGGCTAATCCATTTCTGAATCGTTTGTTTTCATTTGCATTTCAGGCGAGTAAAAAAATTAAGAATAACACAGAAATTAGTAAAGGAGCTGCGTCTGTTTCACATGCTGCCGTTCAATACATTAAAGATAAGGTTTCTACTTTGGAGTCCTGTAAATTTCTTTTGTATGGAACTGGAGATATCGGAAAAGATACTTGTGGTAACTTGCTAAAACATATGAAAAACCGTTCAATTACTTTAATAAACAGAACGGAAGAGAAGGCAGAAGCCTTAGCAAAGAAATTTGAAATTAATTACCAACCTGTAGCGAAACTAAAAAATGAGGCGATTGAAGCTGAAGTTATTATTGTTGCTACTGGTGCACCACAACCAACACTACTGCCAGAACATCTGGAAGGAAGTGAAAGTTGCAAGTTAATTCTAGATCTTTCAGTTCCTAGGAATGTACATTCGGATATCGACAAGTTAGATCATGTTTTGGTAATTACTGTTGATGAGTTGTCCAAGCATATTTCAAATGCTATTCAACAAAGAAGAGAGTGCATACCAATGGCTGAAGGTATTATTTACGAGTCAATTGCTGAATTTTACAGCTGGCTTGAGGTGAAATATTTATCTCCGGTTATTATTGCATTAAAAGAAAATTTGCAGAAAGTTCAACGAAAAGAGTTGGATTATCACAAGAATAAATTGTCGGAAGACGAGTTGAAGAAAGTAGAACACATTACCAGTAACATTGTGAACAAGATTGCCAGAGCATGTATTAGTCATTTGAAAGATCATCATAAAACACAATCAAGTCCTATGGAAACATTGAATATGATTTTTAAAGATATGGATTCGTAAAGCATAATAAGCTTTCGATAAAAAGCTGTATAAACCTTGTTTTATATGGCTTTTTTATTTTCCTAAATAATTATTCACAAATAATTCTGAAAATAAAACCACTATGACATCTAAAAAAAAGATTGTTGTTGCTACCCGCCCAAGCCTATTGGCATATACACAAACCATGCAGACTGTAGAACTTCTACAAAAAGCTAATCCGGATATCGAATTCGAAGTAAAAAAGTTTAGTACACAAGGCGATCGTGTTTTGAATCGTTCTCTTACTGAATTTGGAACAACAGGTTTGTTTGTTAAAGAACTGGAACATGCACTTTTGGAGGGAGAGGCAGATATTGCTGTACATAGCTTGAAAGATGTACCCAGTTTTCATCCGGCAGGCTTGAAGTTGGTAGCTTATCCGGAGCGTGAAGATGTACGTGATATCTTCCTAACAAAAGATGGAAAAACTTTGGAGGAAATGCCTGCTGGTTTTATTTTAGGAACAGGTAGCCCTCGTAGGAGAGTTCAATTGGCTAATGTTCGAGATGATATTGAATTCAAAGAAATACGTGGGAATATTGATACCCGCATACAAAAACTGCACGATGGCGAATACGATGCTATTATTTTGGCTGCTGCAGGATTAAATCGCTTGGGAAAAGAATTTAATGAAAGTGCATTTATAGATGTAGATCAGTGCATACCCGCTATAGGACAAGGTGCTATTGCAATAGAATGCAGAAGTGATGATGCTGAAACAATTTCTATTCTTGAAAAAGTAAATCACAAAGCAACTGAACTTGCAGTTTTGGCCGAACGTGCTTTCATGGCTGAGATTGAAGGTGGTTGTAAATTTCCTTTAGCAGCTCATGCAGTTGTTGATGGGAAGCATTTAAATATGATTGCCATTGTAGGTGATTTAAAGACCAA contains:
- a CDS encoding efflux RND transporter permease subunit, yielding MKSLVKYFIKYPFAGNLLAGVFVILGIFGMYSLNSSVMPQIDPGMLTVTATYPGASPEEVEKGVALKIEDNLKGISGVEKVTSSSKENYCSIMVDLESGYDPNVALQDVKNAVDGISSFPAAVENISVSKREFSILAIAIAISGDVDLKDLKEYARSIENDLRGINGISQVDLSGFPDEVIEVSVNEDALNAYNISIDEIYNAVAAANIDQTGGTIRGENEELKIRVREKQYYAEGLKDIVIRSQENGGTVRLSDLAVVSDKWDEEPNRTYIDGNPAVKIEITQTSREDILLISEAINEYVVKYNTEHEIVKLNVLHDNSSAIKVMKDILVDNGIIGFLLVMLFLSLFLNHRLSFWVALGIPISFMGMFMVAAAYGVTLNKISLFGMILVVGILVDDGIVICENIFQHYERGKSALQAAIDGTMEVMPAVFSAVLTTIVAFTAFFFIEGRLGQFFVELAFVVIFALIFSLVEAFLILPAHVVHSKALRADKKESKIEQISMKAVAFLRRWTYEPLIRFCLHNKLVTVGFAIGLFAMTIGGLTGGIIRTGDSSVSNNDYIDVELEMPAGTPENETLSYMQMIENAALEVGEGLQDKSLNGDPAITGSELNITASNIGKLKVYLLGTQKRDFLSTEFSNLLKDKVGEIPQAQLLSYTQESHFGKAVSISLQSSNLDDLNQAKNEFKERLSKMEGLMNVLDNDQLGMREVKLKLKDSGYKLGLTLSKLSSQVRAGFYGKEVQRLQRGIDVVKVWVRYPKEERSSIGNLENMRIRTDNGGEYYLKDVAEIIYERNLVQINHLEGQREITVEADAANSTVNMSEINSEIEDHILPDLKAKYPGLRFRYGGHAENLQKAKSSGILIAPVILVLLFAIVIFTFRSFSQAFLIFTLVPLGFIGVGWGHWLHGVALDMPSYLGMVALMGVMVNDSIVLISTFNEQLKTGKDFMTAIYDAAVSRFRPIVLTSLTTVVGIAPLIASNEPEAKMVIPMAISVAYGLITATFLNLLLLPILLVGFNSLKCKIKWLSTGVMPSRESVEVAVKELAQ
- a CDS encoding TolC family protein, with protein sequence MKNRIIIAVILLTFVLPTKAQEALTLESSIEIALSNNLNIKIAKNQAEVSANSATIGNAGLLPTLNASGGVNYAEYSTDEITSSAGLNFSYTLFDGFGGKYNYKILNLQKEQGSLTARYTIENIISSVIYEFYELSKAFDELGVASNNLEISKDRLLRNESKYEFGTMNKLEVLNAKVDFNRDSSSYLKSQQLYEELSREMNVLLGRNAEIEYQIIPDASTFQEFDLSELKKQALSKNADYLIKASQMREDELTVKKAKSGQLPSVNLNSSYSYYENKVLGSNSNTQLTGGVSMSFNLFDGKKKKTEIANAKIQKQNAELEYYNKMLELEKDLVNAYADYQYNLKTLALEEDALEAAQLNFEQTKEYYQLGQVSSTTFREAQLNLVEAQNNKASARYDAKQSEVSIKKISGMLLQ
- a CDS encoding DUF6268 family outer membrane beta-barrel protein — its product is MIKKYIVSVFVLCLSVTTKAQMSKDLVGVDYSTIGKGSASRGVGFEKYSVRVTLPKRIKSSGDMLLNKIEYSKTNIDYTVDPSLGGDVSNFHSITYSLGYIHKLNNDWTLISMLNPSVSSNFSSSINWDDIRLFGMLMFSKKVKSNKKLDFGIAYSTTLGRPFPMPMFNLMWKPNQKWIFNFGFPRMAAQYQLTKSTTLGTDLFMAGDNLTLGDDLYRGEQKVDNIQIMNMGGGIEVTQKLSKFLKLKLSSGYTFYRQFEFLNGNDTVKEYDLDNNLYIKAGISIGM
- a CDS encoding histidinol-phosphatase HisJ family protein encodes the protein MPQIKIETPEYFIWETHGIHTGTGNDHVKHGVDELEKITELAIAKGHPNIAFIIHTPRLTRYRYAAEKRLGVKFIRGDNAYFNYPNQIEKLKSKYGNQITIRFGIELEWLGPNLGMQWNRSKIFQAQDADFVIGSLHFSREGIPYDGSAEETEELMKLRGGLNNYWLGYIEEMIEMVDSTWEMIQVVGHIDLPKLFAPIPQPLLELDTSDHILARRMRFLLEMISEYNLALDVNLAGINKGCGIYPDLSILKRAKQLDIPISIGTDTHTLQNLGNHHETGIMYAHDAGYKHYLSFSKCIPEKRPLRNQAYKLEEYKVMNLGIELLNLRFEDRKQRRIPKFSFGGTFRTFLEHHKNSTSLGDFEAIRIRKGNKSITISNTLPINDKEKKKGLFSHHKDEPGVLSMIFNALASEEINVETAYLNANEDGTATAFLTLSGDENSIHEAVEFVKGTGGDSFIEIRIGDNLELPELRKGNNYVLEVDGVNLPIAISKQMILSIHNNTSGILLILLSALASQNINVIDLKLGQRGQKGYAILGIEGDSQMAKTILKKLGPQFFETTHLSLNGVES
- a CDS encoding NAD(P)H-binding protein, which codes for MAQRTISILGCGWLGMPLAKFLVRTNHQVKGSTPTESKLDSLKESGIKAYKIFLNPNINDDFQKEFFNSEILIINFPPKRRDDIEDFHPKQFHSLIEQINNSTITKVIFISSTSVYANLNREVTEEDHQMPEKASGKALRKVEQMLCSESKFSTTIIRFGGLIGYDRKPGRFLSKMKTAIEGKSPVNLLHQDDCINIISHVIENNLWGEVYNACCPEHPTKKDFYEKAAAIGGFSLPNFKHSKNTFKIISCEKLINTGFSFKYANPIDALPF
- the hemA gene encoding glutamyl-tRNA reductase, which codes for MSSQIRENLQKLFVLGISYRKTALDVRGKFSLTAGQQEDLLREAKENQIDGMVVLSTCNRTEIYAHSGESELITNLFLKYCQGNHKDFESNGYTLFGNDCIQHLYKVTSGLDSQIIGDFQIVGQVKNAYHLSEELEMANPFLNRLFSFAFQASKKIKNNTEISKGAASVSHAAVQYIKDKVSTLESCKFLLYGTGDIGKDTCGNLLKHMKNRSITLINRTEEKAEALAKKFEINYQPVAKLKNEAIEAEVIIVATGAPQPTLLPEHLEGSESCKLILDLSVPRNVHSDIDKLDHVLVITVDELSKHISNAIQQRRECIPMAEGIIYESIAEFYSWLEVKYLSPVIIALKENLQKVQRKELDYHKNKLSEDELKKVEHITSNIVNKIARACISHLKDHHKTQSSPMETLNMIFKDMDS
- the hemC gene encoding hydroxymethylbilane synthase; protein product: MTSKKKIVVATRPSLLAYTQTMQTVELLQKANPDIEFEVKKFSTQGDRVLNRSLTEFGTTGLFVKELEHALLEGEADIAVHSLKDVPSFHPAGLKLVAYPEREDVRDIFLTKDGKTLEEMPAGFILGTGSPRRRVQLANVRDDIEFKEIRGNIDTRIQKLHDGEYDAIILAAAGLNRLGKEFNESAFIDVDQCIPAIGQGAIAIECRSDDAETISILEKVNHKATELAVLAERAFMAEIEGGCKFPLAAHAVVDGKHLNMIAIVGDLKTNQYITEGIEVSVDESVAKSKELASKMKEICKEKGINFYL